The stretch of DNA GGCGTTCGTGCTGCTTTTCGCCGGCGGCGCGCGCATCGCGCATCTCTTGGCAGTCTGCTTCGCGCTCGTCCCGGCTGTCGTGGTCGAGTTTGTCCACAACGTCATGTGGCGCGCGCGCCTCTTCGCGTTTCTCGACCCGTGGCGGGACCCGCAGAACACGGGCTTTCACATCATTCAATCGCTTTACGCCTTGGGCACGGGCGGCTTGAGAGGCGTCGGTCTCGGCGCTTCGCGCGAGAAGTTCTTCTATCTCCCGGAGCAGTACACCGATTTCATCTTCTCCGTGCTCGGCGAGGAAGCCGGGTTGATCGGCGCGCTCGTCGTCGTCGCGCTCTTCCTGCTGCTGGCCTTTCGTGCCGTGCGCATCGCGCTCTCGGCGCGCGAGCCGTTCGGCTTTTTACTGACGATCGGCTGTGCGGCGATGATCGTGCTGCAGGCATTCGTCAACATCGGCGTCGTCACGTCGTCGTGGCCCATCACCGGGGTGCCGCTGCCGTTCATCTCCTTCGGCGGCAGCGCGCTCGCCGTCGACTTGATCGCGGTCGCGCTGATTCTCAACGTCGGCCGCCACCGCCGAATCCGCGGCTGACGCGTGACGGTGCTCTTTGCCGCCGGCGGGACGGGCGGCCATCTCTATCCGGCCTTCGCGATCGCCGATGCGCTGCGAGCGCGCGGAGACGACGCGCTCTTCGTCGGGACGCGCGATCGCCTCGAGGCGCGCTTGGTCCCCGCTGCGGGATACCGATTCGAGACGATTGCGGCGCACCCGCTGCGACGACGGCTTTCCGTCGATCTCGTAAAGACCGTCGCAGCGAACGCCGCCGGTTTCTTTCAGGCCTTGCGCGTGCTCGAGCGCGCGCGTCCGAGTCTCGTCGTTGCAACGGGCGGCTACGTCTGCGTACCCTTGGTTCTTGCCGCGCGTGCCGATCGCACGCTTCGGCGCCGGCGAATGCCGGTTGCGCTGCTCGAGCCCAATGTGGTTGCCGGCATTGCGAACCGCATCCTCGCACCCTTCGTCGACGAAACGTGGGACGCGGCGACGACCGGCGTCCCCGTTCGTGCCTCACTGCTCCATCTGCAGCAGCGCGGCGATGCCGCCGCCGCGCTCGGGCTCGATCCCGAGCGCAAGACCGTTCTCGCGTTCGGCGGCAGCCTCGGGGCGCGCTCGATCAACGATGCCGTCGCGGCGCTCGTGCTCGGTGGTGGGGTTCCGTCGGGCTGGCAAGTCCTTCTCGTCACGGGTGCGGACGATTACGAGCGCGTGCGCGCCGCAATCGGGAGCGTTGCGATCGTTCGTTCCTACCTCGACGACCCGGCCCAAGCGTACGCCGCCGCCGATCTCGTCATCGCGCGTGCCGGTGCATCGACGCTCGCGGAACTGCGGGCGCTGCGCCTCCCTGCGGTTCTCGTGCCGTACCCGCACGCCGCGGAGGCGCATCAGCGCGCCAACGCCGTGGCGGCTGCGGCCACCGGCGCCGCGGTCGTCGTCGACGATGCGGCGCTGGCCGGCGGTCTGCGGAGCTTGCTCGCGCGAATCGCGAACCCGGAGCGCCTCGCAGCGATGCGTGTGGCAGCGGGTCCAGCCGGCGATCCGGTCGCGGCGATTCTCGCGCGGATTGACGCCCTGACGTCACGAACGTAGGCGTCACCCCCATGACAAAGCAGCTCTATCACTTCATCGGTATCGGCGGTATCGGTATGAGCGCGCTCGCGCGCTTGCTGCTTGCGCGCGGCGAGAACGTGCGTGGCTCGGACCTGAACCAGAGCCTGCTACTCGAGCGCTTGCGCGAGGAAGGCGCGGAGGTACGAATCGGTCATTCCGCCGAGAACGTCAAAGGCGCGCAGCGCGTCGTTTTCAGCTCCGCGATCGGGTCGCTCAACCCCGAGCTGCTCGAAGCGCGCCGCCTTGGGCTGCCGCTGCTGCACCGAGGGGAGCTGCTTGCCGAGATCGCGCGCGAGGCTCGCGGCATCGCCATCTGCGGCACGCACGGAAAGACGACGACCACGGCGATGGTTCATGCGGTCTTACGAGGAGCGGGAATCGACGCGAGCTTGGCGCTCGGCGGAATCGACGCCGCGCTCGACACGAACGCGCATCTCGGCAGCGATCCGTGGTTCGTGACCGAGGCCGACGAATCGGACGGCTCCTTCGCGTTCCTCGATCCATCGGTCGCGATCGTGACGAACGTCGAAAATGACCACCTGGCAAGCGACGACGATCTCCCCCATCTCGTCGATGCATTTGCCGAGTTTCTCGGCGATCTGCCGCCGGACGGGCTCGCCGTCGTCGGCGCGGACGACGCGCGCGCGGCATCGTTGCTCTCGCGCGACCTGCGTGCCAGGGCGATCGGGGTGGGGCTCTGCGAGACGGCATCACTTCGCGGGGTCAACCTGCAGCCGCGCGGACTCACGACCGCGTTCGACGTCATCGCGGGTGACGCGTTCCTCGGCACGGTCGAGCTCGGCGTTCCAGGCGCGATGAACGTACGTAACGCACTCGCGGCAATTGCCGTAGCCCGACATCTCGACGTCTCCTTCGCCCGGATCGCGGACGCGCTGCGCGCATTTCGCGGCGTGCGCCGCCGATTCGACGTCCTTTGCGCAAACCGCCGCATGATCGTCGTCGACGATTACGGCCATCATCCGACGGCTATTCGCGAGACGATCGCGACCGCGCGCGCGTATCACCGCGGGCCGGTGATCGCAGCGTTCCAGCCGCACAGGTATTCGCGCACGGCCCTGCTCGCGCACGAGTTCGCGCAGGCACTCTCCGCTGCCGACCGGGTCTATCTCGCTCCCGTCTACGCTGCCTCCGAGGCTCCCATGCCCGGCGTCAGCTCTGCCTCGATCGGCGAGCCGCTTGCGAAGATGGGCACCGACGTGACCTGCGTCGCCACCGTCGAAGATTTGGAAACGCGCATCTCGTCCGACGCACCGAGCGGCGCGCTCGTGCTCATGCTCGGTGCCGGCGACATTACCGAGGTTGCGGCACGTCTCGCTCGGCGCGTCGAGCTGCAGACGTCGGCATGAGCCTCACGACGGCACAAGGGTTACGCACGCTGCTCGACGAGCGCGATCGCGCAGCGCTCGAACACGTCGCCGGCGAGCGGGCACGATTCGACGAGCCCCTGGCGCCGCACACGTCGTGGCGCATCGGCGGCCCCGCGGATGCGCTCGTCGCGGTCGAGAGCGAAGAGGAGCTCGCGCAGCTCATGCGGTGGTGTTTCAAGCGCCGCCTGCCGTGGTTCGTTCTCGGCAGCGGAAGCAACGTGCTCGTCGGCGACGGCGGCATCCGCGGGATCGTGTTGCGGCTCGCCGGCGCGTTCACCGAGATTGCCGTTCGCACCGAGGAGGCTCGCGTCATTGCGGAGGCCGGGGCGTCGGCCGCGATGGCGGCGTTGACGGCGAAGGCCGCCTCGGCGGGGGCGCGCTCGATCGGTTCGCTCGCGGGCATTCCCGGGACCGTCGGTGGCTCGCTGCGGATGAATGCCGGCACCGACCGCGAGATCGGAGACTTCGTGCGCGAGGTGTGGGTGCAGTCGCCGAGCAAGCCCGGCCCGCATGCGGTGACGCTGCAGTACTACTATCGCCACACGACGCTTGCGAGCGACGCTGTCGTGTCGCGCGTGACCCTGGTCTTCGAGCGGGGCGAGCCGGCCACCGTCCGCGCGGAAATGCAAGAGCGCTTGGTGCGGCGCAAACGAACTCAGCCGATCGCGCTGCCCAATGCGGGCTCTTGCTTTCGCAATCCCGAAGGCGACAAGGCTGCGCGGCTCATCGAATCGATTGGAGCGAAGGGTTGGCGCGAAGGAGACGCGGAGGTATCCCCCTTGCACGCAAACTTCGTAAACAATCTCGGCGAGGCGACCGCAAAGGATGTCGCGACGCTGCTCGCGCGCGTGCGGCGCGCCGTAGCCGAGCGCTGCGGCGTCGAGCTGCAGCTCGAAGTGCACCTCGTCGGCGTCTTCGTCGATGCCTAAGCACTCCGGGCGCAAGCACCGCATCGCGGTCGTCATGGGCGGCCCCAGCTCTGAGCGCGAGATATCGATCCAGTCGGGCACACTTGCGAAGCGAGCTCTCGACGCGCTCGGCTACGAGACGCACTCGCTCGACTACGATCGGCGTTTCGTCGACGCGCTGAGAGACGTCGCGCCCGACGCAGTGTTCAACGCGCTGCACGGCACGCACGGCGAGGACGGCGAGATTCAAGGCGTGCTCGAGTATCTGCGCGTTCCGTACACCGGCAGCGGCCTCGAAGCCTGTGCGCTCGCAATGGACAAGCATTTGACGAAGAAATTGCTGGCCGCCGAAGGCCTTCCGACGGCCGCGTGGGACGTCTTCGATCTCTCCGGCGGAGCGCTGCCGCTGCTCCCCGGTTCGCTCGACCTTCCGCTGGTCGTCAAGCCGCGATACGAGGGATCGTCCGTCGGCGTCTCGATCGTTCGCACGCACGAACAATGGAGCAATGCGATGCTCGCAATTTCGAAGACCTATCCCGAAGCGCTGGCGGAAGAGTACGTCGACGGTCGGGAGTTCCACTGCGCGATCCTCGGCGAGGAGGCACTTCCCGTCGTCGAGGTGATCGCCAACGTCGACGACTTCTACTCGTATAAGGCCAAGTACGACGAAGGCGGCAGCACGCACATCACGCCGGCGCCGATCGACGGTGATCTGGCGGCGCGCCTGCAAACGCTGGCGCTCTCGGTGCATCGCCTGCTCGGCCTACGCGACTATTCGCGCACGGATTTCATCGTCAGCAAGGAGGGACGGCCATCGGTGCTGGAGATCAATCCGCTGCCCGGGCTCTCGCCGACCAGTCTGCTACCCGACGCATGCGCAGCCGCTGGCATCAGCTACGAGGCGATGATCGATCGTCTCGTGGGCTTCGCGCTCGCGCGCGGAAACGGCGAGCGTTAAACGCTCGCGAACATCGCGTGGTCGTCGCGATCGAGCATGTCGAGGAGCGGCATCTCGCGCGGCAGCGTCGCGATGATGGGATAGCGAGCGACGAACTCGGGATCGTCGATGCGATCCGCGATGAGCCGCGAGCGCAGCAACGTGTTGATCTCGTCGTAGCGTGACGGGTCGCTGTGCTCGCGTACCCAGGCGACGACCTCGTCATCGCTTTGCGCCCGTGCGACTGCGTCGCGTAGCGGCGCCTCGTCGATGCCGAGCTCGGAGAGCAGCGTTGCGCTGAAACCGCGGATGTAGTAGACGCCGAGATTGCCGCCCGGCAGCGACGCGCGCAGTTTGTCGATGGTGCGCGCGAGCATCAACAGCCCTCCCAAACGAAGATTCGGGCTGCGGGGGGGATGCGTGGCGAGATCGATCGCTTCCATGAGATTGGCGTTCTGCAAGGGAGAGCGGGCTCATCCTTGGAAGCGGCGCCCTATGCCACGCCGCGCCACGTTTTCACGGGCGACGAAGGAGACGTCGATCGAGCTCGCGCTCGATCTCGACGGTGGACCCGTTGCGATTGCAACCGGCGTCGACTTCTTCGACCACATGCTGCACGCGCTCGCCACGCACGCCGGCCTCGGCCTGCAGCTCGATGCCAAAGGCGACGGTATGGATCATCATCATCTCATCGAGGACGTCGGCATTGCGATGGGCGCCGCGCTGCACGGGGCGCTCGGCGACAAGCGCGGCGTAGCGCGCTTCGGGTCGTGCCTGGTGCCGCTCGACGAGGCGCTGATCGCGGCGAGCCTGGACCTCTCCGGCCGGCCCTACCTGAACTTCCGCGTCTCGTTTTTGCGGGAGAACCTCGGCGAGATGCCTACCGAGATGGTCGGCGAGTTCTTTCGCGCGCTCGTCGACAACGCGAAGGTGACGCTGCATCTCGTGCAGATGAACGGCCACGTCGCGCACCACGTCTGCGAAGCCTCGTTCAAGGCGTTCGCGCGTGCTTTCGCAGAGGCCAAGGCCGTCGTTGGGGGCGAGATACCGTCGACGAAAGGCGTGCTCGAATAGCGGGCAGCGATATCGCGGTCGTCGATTACGGCGGCGGCAACCTCGGGTCGCTGCTTGCCGCTTTGGAGCGGCGCGGCATCGCCGCCGTGAGGGTGAGCGACGCGCGCGCACTGCACGAGGCCTCGGCCGCGATCCTTCCGGGCGACGGCGCATTCGGCGCCACGATGGCGGCGCTCGGCGCGCGCGGTTTGGACACGGCCGTCGGCGCGTTCATCGAGCGAGGCTCGCCCTTTCTCGGCATCTGCGTCGGCATGCAACTCCTCTTCGAGCGCTCGACCGAGTTTGGCGGTGCGACCGGTTTCGGCACGTTGCGCGGAACGGTCGAGCGCTTCGAGCACGCACCGCGCGTACCGCACGTCGGATGGAACCAGCTCGAACCGTTGTACCCGCACCCGTTTCTGGAAGGCATCGACCAGGGTGCGTACGTCTATTTTCTCCATTCATATCGGGCCCCGGTCGTCGAGAGCGCGATTGCGGCAGCGACGCACGGCGAGCGCTTTTCGGCGATCGTCGCGCGCGACAACGTGCTGGGGACGCAGTTTCATCCGGAGAAAAGCCGGCTCGCGGGAGCGCGGCTGCTGGACAACTTCATTCGCTTCGCGAAGGAGGCGGCATGATCGTCATTCCAGCCATCGATCTCAAGGGCGGCGCGTGCGTCCGCATGGAGGCGGGCGAGCTCGCGACCGCGACCGTCTACGACCGCGATCCGGTTGCGCGCGCGAAAGCGTTCGTCGAGGCGGGCGCGCGGCGGCTGCACGTGATCGATCTCGACGGCGCCTTCGGGTCCGGAGAGAACGTGCGCGCAATCGAGCGGATCTGCGCTGCCGTGAGCGTTCCCGTGCAGACCGGCGGCGGAATCCGCACGGTCGAGATGGCGCAGGCGAGGCTGGACATCGGTGCCAGCGACGTGATCTTGGGCACGCTCTTGGTGGAAGAGGAGCGCGTCGCGCGCAATATCATCGGGAGGCTCGGAGCGCGCGTCATCGCCGGCATCGACGCACGCGGCGAGGAGGTTGCGACGCGCGGGTGGGCGGAGCGAACGCCCGTCGCCCGCGACGCGCTCGTGAAACGGGTCGCGCTCTGGGGCGTCGAGCGGGTGATCTTCACGGAGATCCGCCACGACGGAATGGGGCTCGGGTACGACGTCGGCGCCCTCGCCGCCGTTGCGAACGCGGCTCCGGTGAAGGTGACGGCGAGCGGCGGAGCCCGCAGCTTGGACGATCTGCGCGAGCTGCGCAATGCGGCGATCGCAGCCGTCGACTCGTGCATCATCGGAAGCGCTCTCTACAAGCGTACGATCGACCTCGCCGAGGCGATCGCCGCGGTAGCCTAATCGTCGTAATAGCGGCGCGGCACGTGCGCCGGCAAGCGCGTCACGATCTCGTAGTTGATCGTGTCCGCCCATGCGGCCCAATCGTCGGCCGTCACTGCGTCGTCGCCGTCGGCGCCGATCAGCGTTACGGTCGTGCCGGGGTGCGCGTGGGGCGCGGCGGTAACGTCGAGCGTGGTGAGATTCATTGCAACGCGCCCCACGATCGGGCAGCGTGCGCCCTCGACGAGAAACGCGCCGCGGTTCGAGAGCGCGCGTGGGACGCCATCGGCGTAGCCGAGCGGCACGACGCCGACGCGCATCTCGTTCGCCGCGACGAACGTGTTGCCGTACCCTACGGGCTCGCCCGTCGCAATGGTCCGCGTCACGACGAGCGAGGAGCGCAAGCTGAGCGCAGGCTCGAGGGGCAGCGCTTCGCGGCCCATCGCTTCGCGCGTTGCAGCCGACGGCCAGAGGCCGTAGAGTGCGATGCCGAAGCGCGAGAAGTCCAGACGCGTCTGCGGCCAAAGCATCGCCGCGGCGGACGCCGCGATGTGGCGGAACGGTCTGATCTCGTGGCGCTCCAGAAGCGGCCTGCTCTCCGCGACCGCGCGCTCGAAGCGCGCCAGCTGCTGCATCGTGTACGGGGAGTCGATTTCTTCGGCTGCCGCGAGGTGCGAGAAGATGCCGGTGATGCGCAGCTCCTTCAAACGGACGTAATCTTCGATCGCGTCGGCGACCTCGCCGGGCTCGAGGCCGAGACGATTGAGGCCGGTATTGACCTTGACGTGAACGGAGAACGGTTCGGAGCGACGGCGGGCAGCCGCGGCCAGATCGTGCAGGAAGTTACGCGTGTCCCAGAGCGCGATTTCGGATTTGGCCGCGAGCATCGTGTCGAGCATCTCTGGCGGAACCGGACCGAGGATGAGGATCGGCGCGTTCACGCCACCTTCGCGCAGCGCGAGCGCCTCTTCTACCGCGTAGACGCAGATGCGCGTTGCGAACCCTTCGATCGCAATCGCGGTCTGGGCGAGACCGTGGCCGTACGCGTTGCTCTTCACGACGAAGGCGGCGCGCCCAACCCCGACGAGATTTTGCAGGGCGCGAGCGTTGCGCCTCAGTGCGCCGAGCGAAACGCGCAGCTCGCCGATCATCTCGCCGCCTTTCGACTCGGGCCCGAAAGAGACCTAAGGGCCCTAACGGCCGTTTAAGCCGATTCCCTGCTTTGCCGGTTAGGATGCCGGTATGGTGCGGGGACGCGGCGCGTTCGATCCGGCCGACGCCGTCGTTTGGACCGCGGCGGGCCTTCTCGCGCTTCTCTGCGGCCTCGGAATGGGCTTCATCCTCTGGTCCGTGATCGAGACGACGGGGGTTCCCGCGGCCTGGCGCACGGCCATCTATTTCGTGGTGCCGATCCTCGGTATCGTAGCGCCGATCAAGCGCTCGCTTGCTATTCGGCTCCTTGTCGGGATAGCCGCCGGCGCACTTCTGCTCAGCTTCTGCTTCGGCTCGTCGCTCTTCTCACCGCTGCTCGGCAACTAGGGGCCTGCCCTAGGAGTCGCCCAAGACGGCGGCGCGGGCCTTATTGGGCAAAGCCCCGACCTAGCGCGCTTCTTTCACGGCGCGGGCCGGTAGAGTGACTCGCTTTGCGCCTGGGCGATCTCTTTTTTCACCACTGCGAAGTAGACGAACCAAACGAATGCTGGTAACAGGAGGAGCGCGAGCCACCCGGTGACCTGCGCGAGCGTGTCGAACACCCCGTGTAGCAGGATCGCCAGCGTCAGTCCCCGGAGCGCGAGCCAGGGCATCTTGCGCGCTTTGGCCTCTCCTACATAATACCCCATGACCGCGCCGTAGAACGCGTGACCCGGCACGCTAACGAAGGCTCTGAAGAGCGCGACGGCGCCACCGTAGCTGAACACGTATAAGATATTTTCGACCGCCGCAAAGCCGAGGCCGGCGGCAATTCCGAAGACCACCCCATCCATGGCCTCGTCGAACTGCTTGGAGCGGTACGGCAGAAGTCTCACAACGAGAAACTTTGCAAACTCCTCGATCAACGCGACGCCGAACAAGAAGTACAGAAACGTGAGCCCGAGACCGGCGTTCTGCGGCGGACCGGGTTCGACGAACGCTGCGATGATGGCGCAAACCCCTCCGAGAGTGAACGTTCCGAGAAGCAGGCCGATCGGTTCGCTCTTGTACTTGTCGGCGTGGTGAAAGTGCCACAACAAGTAAAAAGACGGCGCAACGGCTAGAACGAATAGCTCGTCAGCACGCGCAATATGCGCAGCCCACAGAATTGCTCCCAGTACGACGATCGCGATGGCTATCGTCGCCATCCGCCGATGCCGCGCCCGCAGTATAGCTGTAGCCGAAGAAGCCGTCATTTGCTCAGCCCTTCGCGCACGCCCCATCGGCCACCCGTATGCTCGGCTGACGCCGCCGAGGCAAGGGCGACATGCCCGATTGCCGGAATCCGTTAGTCGTCTCGCTTGCGTAAGGAGTGCGCATAATGTTACGGCGTACGGTAGCCATCGGAGGGCTCGTGGTCACGGTGTTTCTGTCGTTATGGACGCCTGCGCCGGCCGCGTATTGCGGGCCGCCGGCAACAACGACGACGCTCGAGAAACTGAGCATTACCACCTACCCGGGCCCGCACTATCCGAAGTACCATTCCATCGATGCGACGTACGTCAGGATGATCGACGTGCACGACGGCTACGCCATGTCGATGACCGAGGAGGACCGTGGACCGATTTTCTACTTCTGGTTCCTGAGCGACCGCGGCTGGGTGTACGTTCCGACCCTCGGGCCGCCGGCATCGTGGCCCACGCAAGTGCGGCAGCATTTCAACAACGACATCAATGCGGATCCGATGCGCTGCTTGAATCCCGCGTTCATCCCTCGCGGCGGCGGCTAAGCGCTGCTCGCCGCTTTGGCGCCCGCCGAAGAACGGACTGGAGAGGTGGCGCCGCTTTGTTGAACGGCGAAGAGCCGTGGTTACGTGATATGTCCGCAAGTTCGGCCGCCTCTACGGCCACAGTACTTTCGTGATAATCCATGATCTCGACACGATACGCATCGCCACTCTTCCATACGAAACAGACACGCCATTGATCGTTGATACGGATTGCATGTCGACACTCGCGATCGCGCTGAAGCCCGCGACTTCAAAACTCGAGACGGCCGGGCCCTAGCGGGATCCCTGGTTAGTATGAATCGTTAGCACGATCCGGGAGCGCCAGAACTGGCGGACTGCGGCGGTGGCCGGCGACGGCGGGTGGCCCCAGTAAACTCACGCTTCTGTCGCGAAAACGACGGGACCCGCTTCGAAACGAAGGTGAGCCGTGCCACTATACCAGCGAAAGCACCCGAGCGATACCGCCTTCTCCGACGTCTATGCGACACGCGGCATGGACGCGACGATTCCCAAGCACCAGATACCCGCAGACGGCATTCGCCCCGATGTCGCGCTGCAGCTCGTCGTCGACGAGCTGATGCTCGACGGAAACGCCCGGCAGAATCTCGCGACGTTTTGCCAGACGTGGTTCGACGATGGGATCCACAAGTTGATGGATCTCAGCCTCGACAAGAACATGATCGATAAGGACGAGTATCCGGCAACGGCGGAGATCGAAAACCGGTGCGTGCACTTGCTGGCGCATCTTTGGAACGCGCCGGCAGCCGGGACGACGATTGGATGCTCGACGACCGGTTCGAGCGAGGCCGCGATGCTTGGCGGCCTCGCCCTCAAGTGGAAATGGCGCGCACGGCAGGCGAAGCTTGGAAAACCGACCGACAAACCTAACATTATTACCGGCCCGGTGCAGGTGTGCTGGCACAAGTTCGCCCGTTACTTTGACGTCGAGCTGCGCGAGATTCCGTTGGAACGCGACCGGTTGGTCATGACGCCCGAGGACGTCATAGCACGTGCCGACGAAAACACCATCGGCGTCGTGCCGACCTTCGGCGTCACGTTTACGTGTCAGTACGAGCCGGTCGCCCAAATCGCCGCGGCTTTGGATAAACTCCAGCGCGACACCGGGCTCGACATTCCGATACACGTGGACGCGGCTTCCGGCGGATTCATCGCACCGTTCGTGCACCCCGAAATACTCTGGGATTTCCGCTTGCCGCGGGTGCGGTCGATCAACGCGTCGGGCCATAAATTTGGGTTGGCGCCGCTGGGCGTTGGGTGGGTGATTTGGCGCGAAGCCGACGATTTGCCCGAGGGGCTTATCTTCCACGTAAACTATCTGGGTGGGGACATGCCGACCTTCGCGCTAAACTTTTCGCGGCCGGGCGGCCAGATCATCTGCCAATATTATCTCATGCTGCGCCTCGGCATGGACGGCTACCGGCGCATTCATCAAGGTTGTTACAACATCGCGCAACACATCGCTCGCCGGATCGGCGAATTTGGACAATTCGAACTGATTTTCGACGGCGACAGTCAAAACGGGATCCCAGCCGTATCTTGGACGATGCGCGAAGGCGTCGATGCGGGTTATTCGCTCTTCGATCTCTCCGACCGCCTGCGCGCACGCGGCTGGCAAGTCGCGGCGTATTCGATGGTCCCAAACATCACCGACATGAGCGTTATGCGCATCCTGGTGCGTCACGGATTCAGCATCAACTTCGCCGAT from Candidatus Dormiibacterota bacterium encodes:
- a CDS encoding glutamate decarboxylase; protein product: MPLYQRKHPSDTAFSDVYATRGMDATIPKHQIPADGIRPDVALQLVVDELMLDGNARQNLATFCQTWFDDGIHKLMDLSLDKNMIDKDEYPATAEIENRCVHLLAHLWNAPAAGTTIGCSTTGSSEAAMLGGLALKWKWRARQAKLGKPTDKPNIITGPVQVCWHKFARYFDVELREIPLERDRLVMTPEDVIARADENTIGVVPTFGVTFTCQYEPVAQIAAALDKLQRDTGLDIPIHVDAASGGFIAPFVHPEILWDFRLPRVRSINASGHKFGLAPLGVGWVIWREADDLPEGLIFHVNYLGGDMPTFALNFSRPGGQIICQYYLMLRLGMDGYRRIHQGCYNIAQHIARRIGEFGQFELIFDGDSQNGIPAVSWTMREGVDAGYSLFDLSDRLRARGWQVAAYSMVPNITDMSVMRILVRHGFSINFADGLLDDVRWSLDYFKTHPISKPMTAAEGASHSHDAHPKYVAG